From one Streptomyces chromofuscus genomic stretch:
- a CDS encoding PadR family transcriptional regulator yields MSRRSGILEFAVLGLLRESPMHGYELRKRLNTSLGVFRAFSYGTLYPCLKTLVANGWLIEEPGNTTEDALAAPLAGRRAKIVYRLTPEGKEHFEQLLAQTGPDAYEDETFAARFAFFGQTSRDVRMRVLEGRRSRLEERLEKMRASLARTRERLDDYTLELQRHGMESVEREVRWLNELIESERAGRDLRGSATGGSAQQDTTSGASGDLPRPGDTSRPDSSDDTAT; encoded by the coding sequence ATGAGCCGGCGTTCCGGCATCCTCGAGTTCGCCGTACTCGGCCTGCTCCGCGAATCTCCGATGCACGGCTATGAGCTGCGCAAACGACTCAACACGTCACTGGGTGTGTTCCGGGCGTTCAGCTACGGGACGCTCTACCCCTGCCTCAAGACGCTGGTCGCAAACGGCTGGTTGATCGAGGAGCCGGGAAACACCACCGAGGACGCCCTCGCCGCTCCGCTCGCCGGCCGTCGCGCCAAGATCGTCTATCGGCTGACGCCGGAAGGTAAGGAGCACTTCGAGCAGCTGCTCGCGCAGACGGGCCCCGACGCGTACGAGGACGAGACCTTCGCCGCCCGGTTCGCCTTCTTCGGCCAGACCTCCCGTGACGTACGCATGCGCGTGCTGGAGGGGCGCCGCAGCCGGCTGGAGGAGCGTCTGGAGAAGATGCGCGCCTCCCTGGCCCGCACCCGCGAGCGCCTCGACGACTACACCCTCGAGCTCCAGCGCCACGGAATGGAGTCCGTGGAGCGCGAAGTGCGCTGGCTGAACGAGCTCATCGAGAGCGAGCGGGCCGGTCGGGACCTTCGCGGTTCCGCCACCGGGGGGTCCGCTCAGCAGGACACCACATCTGGAGCGTCGGGCGACCTGCCCCGGCCCGGGGACACCTCCCGGCCGGATTCGTCCGACGACACCGCCACGTGA
- a CDS encoding inositol-3-phosphate synthase: MGSVRVAIVGVGNCAASLVQGVEYYKDADPASKVPGLMHVQFGEYHVRDVEFVAAFDVDAKKVGLDLADAIGASENNTIKICDVPNTGVTVQRGHTLDGLGKYYRQTIEESAEEPVDVVHILKDKQVDVLVCYLPVGSEDAAKYYAQCAIDAKVAFVNALPVFIAGTKEWADKFTEAGVPIVGDDIKSQVGATITHRVMAKLFEDRGVILDRTMQLNVGGNMDFKNMLERERLESKKISKTQAVTSQIPDRDLGEKNVHIGPSDYVAWLDDRKWAYVRLEGRAFGDVPLNLEYKLEVWDSPNSAGVIIDALRAAKIAKDRGIGGPILSASSYFMKSPPVQYFDDEARENVEKFIKGEVER; encoded by the coding sequence ATGGGTTCGGTTCGCGTAGCCATCGTCGGCGTGGGCAACTGCGCCGCGTCGCTGGTGCAGGGAGTCGAGTACTACAAGGACGCCGACCCGGCGTCCAAGGTCCCCGGCCTGATGCACGTCCAGTTCGGTGAGTACCACGTCCGTGACGTGGAGTTCGTCGCCGCCTTCGATGTCGACGCGAAGAAGGTCGGCCTCGACCTCGCGGACGCCATCGGCGCATCCGAGAACAACACCATCAAGATTTGCGACGTGCCCAACACCGGTGTCACCGTCCAGCGCGGCCACACCCTCGACGGTCTCGGCAAGTACTACCGCCAGACCATCGAGGAGTCCGCCGAGGAGCCGGTCGACGTCGTCCACATCCTCAAGGACAAGCAGGTCGACGTCCTCGTCTGCTACCTGCCCGTCGGCTCCGAGGACGCAGCGAAGTACTACGCCCAGTGCGCCATCGACGCCAAGGTCGCCTTCGTCAACGCCCTCCCGGTGTTCATCGCCGGCACCAAGGAGTGGGCGGACAAGTTCACCGAGGCCGGTGTCCCGATCGTCGGTGACGACATCAAGTCCCAGGTCGGCGCCACCATCACGCACCGCGTCATGGCGAAGCTGTTCGAGGACCGGGGCGTCATCCTGGACCGCACGATGCAGCTGAACGTCGGCGGCAACATGGACTTCAAGAACATGCTCGAGCGCGAGCGCCTGGAGTCCAAGAAGATCTCCAAGACGCAGGCCGTCACCTCGCAGATCCCCGACCGGGACCTCGGCGAGAAGAACGTCCACATCGGCCCGTCCGACTACGTCGCCTGGCTCGACGACCGCAAGTGGGCGTACGTGCGCCTCGAGGGCCGTGCCTTCGGTGACGTCCCGCTGAACTTGGAGTACAAGCTCGAGGTCTGGGACTCCCCGAACTCGGCCGGCGTCATCATCGACGCCCTGCGCGCCGCGAAGATCGCCAAGGACCGCGGCATCGGCGGCCCGATCCTCTCCGCGTCGAGCTACTTCATGAAGTCCCCGCCGGTGCAGTACTTCGACGACGAGGCCCGCGAGAACGTCGAGAAGTTCATCAAGGGCGAGGTCGAGCGCTAG
- a CDS encoding MFS transporter, which yields MAVVRDLRVLLRFRYFRRLLAVRLLSQGADGVYQVGLATYVVFSPERQTSPAAIASAMAVLLLPYSLVGPFAGVLLDRWRRRQVFLYGNLLRALLASATAVLMIRPVPDWLFYVSALCVTAVNRFVLAGLSAALPRVVDEDRLVMANSLSPTAGTLAATAGGGLAFVVRLLIADSDAAVVLVGAALYLCSAMASLRIGQELLGPDQALIQPRLRAAVSGTARDLVAGLRHLAAPARREAAWALTSMTLMRFCYGALTVTLLMLCRYAFTTDTDDGLALLGLAVGIAGAGFFAAAVLTPWAAGRFGPGRWIVVCAASAAVLEPVLGLPFATEPMLAAAFVLGLTTQGAKISTDTIVQSSVDDGFRGRIFSLYDVLFNVAFVAAAGVAALMLPPDGRSVPLVLTVAVIYGTVAVTMARFELR from the coding sequence ATGGCCGTCGTACGTGATCTACGCGTCCTGCTCCGCTTCCGGTACTTCCGGCGCCTGCTCGCCGTACGGCTGCTCTCCCAGGGCGCCGACGGCGTGTACCAGGTCGGGCTCGCCACCTACGTCGTCTTCTCCCCGGAGCGGCAGACCTCACCCGCCGCGATCGCCTCGGCCATGGCGGTCCTGCTGCTCCCGTACTCCCTCGTGGGCCCGTTCGCCGGCGTCCTGCTGGACCGCTGGCGCCGCCGCCAGGTCTTCCTGTACGGCAACCTGCTGCGCGCCCTGCTGGCTTCGGCGACGGCGGTCCTGATGATCAGGCCGGTACCGGACTGGCTCTTCTACGTCTCCGCCCTGTGCGTCACGGCCGTCAACCGATTCGTCCTCGCGGGCCTGTCCGCCGCGCTGCCCCGCGTGGTCGACGAGGACCGGCTGGTGATGGCCAACTCCCTGTCCCCGACAGCCGGGACACTCGCCGCGACCGCCGGCGGCGGCCTCGCCTTCGTCGTACGACTGCTGATCGCGGACTCGGACGCCGCCGTGGTGCTGGTGGGCGCCGCGCTGTACCTCTGCTCCGCCATGGCGTCGCTGCGCATCGGACAGGAACTGCTGGGCCCGGACCAAGCGTTGATCCAGCCGCGCCTGCGGGCCGCGGTCTCCGGCACCGCCCGCGATCTCGTGGCGGGGCTGCGCCATCTCGCCGCTCCCGCACGACGGGAGGCCGCCTGGGCGCTCACGTCGATGACGCTGATGCGGTTCTGCTACGGCGCCCTGACGGTCACTCTGCTGATGCTCTGCCGCTACGCCTTCACCACCGACACCGACGACGGACTCGCGCTGCTGGGGCTGGCGGTGGGCATCGCGGGCGCCGGCTTCTTCGCGGCGGCCGTATTGACGCCCTGGGCCGCCGGCCGGTTCGGCCCCGGCCGCTGGATCGTCGTCTGCGCGGCGTCCGCCGCCGTCCTGGAGCCCGTGCTCGGACTTCCCTTCGCCACCGAGCCCATGCTGGCCGCGGCATTCGTCCTCGGCCTGACCACCCAGGGCGCCAAGATCTCCACGGACACGATCGTGCAGTCCTCGGTCGACGACGGCTTCCGCGGACGGATCTTCTCCCTCTACGACGTCCTGTTCAACGTCGCCTTCGTCGCCGCCGCCGGAGTGGCCGCCCTGATGCTGCCCCCGGACGGACGCTCGGTCCCGCTGGTCCTGACGGTGGCGGTGATCTACGGAACGGTTGCGGTGACTATGGCCCGCTTTGAACTCCGGTGA
- a CDS encoding LppU/SCO3897 family protein, with amino-acid sequence MTTPPPQGNPFAQGQNPYAQGQPQAPYPPRDGQPQQPGFPQQGAPYAPVPPEQPRRKFGFKTIKNVVIVIAVLTAVIGGYIASRDDADQAAVGDCLKSASSSSDRMEVVECTSSEAEAKVLKKVEGNYSEITAETECRKVKEATGFYAETGDGAEFLLCLGDV; translated from the coding sequence GTGACCACTCCGCCGCCCCAGGGCAACCCGTTCGCGCAGGGCCAGAACCCCTACGCGCAGGGCCAGCCCCAGGCTCCGTACCCGCCCCGGGACGGCCAGCCCCAGCAGCCCGGCTTCCCGCAGCAGGGCGCCCCGTACGCTCCGGTCCCGCCGGAGCAGCCGCGCCGGAAGTTCGGCTTCAAGACGATCAAGAACGTGGTCATCGTGATCGCGGTCCTCACCGCGGTCATCGGCGGCTACATCGCCAGCCGGGACGACGCCGATCAGGCCGCCGTGGGTGACTGCCTGAAGTCCGCCTCGTCCTCCTCGGACCGTATGGAGGTCGTGGAGTGCACGTCCTCCGAGGCTGAGGCCAAGGTCCTGAAGAAGGTCGAGGGCAACTACTCGGAGATCACCGCCGAGACCGAATGCCGCAAGGTCAAGGAGGCCACGGGCTTCTACGCCGAGACCGGTGACGGGGCCGAGTTCCTGCTCTGCCTCGGGGACGTCTGA
- a CDS encoding CCA tRNA nucleotidyltransferase, producing MPNANDDTRALSQVPPAAPSEPLRVAPVADDLARRFQEAGFSLALVGGSVRDALLGRLGNDLDFTTDARPQDVLKIVRPWADSVWDVGIAFGTVGAQKDGFQIEVTTYRSEAYDRTSRKPEVSYGDSIEEDLVRRDFTVNAMAVALPENKFIDPHGGLDDLAARVLRTPGTPEESFSDDPLRMMRAARFAAQLDFEVAPEVVTAMKEMAGRLEIVSAERVREELNKLILSRHPRKGLSLLVDTGLADHVLPELPALRLERDEHHRHKDVYDHTLIVLEQAMALEENGPDLTLRLAALLHDIGKPRTRRFEKDGRVSFHHHEVVGAKMTKKRMTALKYSNELVKDVSRLVELHLRFHGYGTGEWTDSAVRRYVRDAGPLLDRLHKLTRSDCTTRNKRKAAALSRAYDGLEERIAQLQEQEELDAIRPDLDGNQIMEILGIKPGPAVGRAYQHMLELRLENGPMEHDDAVAALKEWWAEQG from the coding sequence GTGCCGAACGCCAACGATGACACCCGTGCCCTGAGTCAGGTGCCGCCCGCCGCGCCGAGTGAGCCGCTGCGGGTCGCGCCTGTCGCCGACGACCTCGCCCGCCGCTTTCAGGAGGCCGGGTTCTCACTTGCCCTGGTCGGCGGTTCGGTGCGGGACGCGCTGCTCGGCCGGCTCGGCAACGATCTGGACTTCACGACCGACGCCCGTCCCCAGGACGTCCTGAAGATCGTGCGGCCGTGGGCGGACTCCGTCTGGGACGTCGGGATCGCCTTCGGCACGGTCGGCGCCCAGAAGGACGGCTTTCAGATCGAGGTGACGACCTACCGGTCGGAGGCCTACGACCGGACGTCGCGCAAGCCGGAGGTGTCGTACGGCGACTCCATCGAGGAGGACCTCGTCCGGCGCGACTTCACCGTGAATGCGATGGCCGTCGCGCTGCCGGAGAACAAGTTCATCGATCCGCACGGCGGACTCGACGATCTGGCGGCGCGCGTCCTCCGTACGCCGGGCACTCCGGAGGAGTCCTTCTCGGACGATCCGCTGCGGATGATGCGGGCCGCGCGCTTCGCGGCCCAGCTGGACTTCGAAGTGGCGCCCGAGGTCGTCACGGCGATGAAGGAGATGGCCGGGCGCCTGGAGATCGTCTCGGCCGAGCGGGTCCGGGAGGAGCTGAACAAGCTCATCCTGTCCCGGCACCCCCGCAAGGGTCTGTCGCTGCTGGTCGACACCGGACTCGCCGATCATGTGCTGCCGGAGCTGCCGGCCCTGCGGCTGGAGCGTGACGAGCACCACCGACACAAGGACGTCTACGACCACACGCTGATCGTCCTGGAGCAGGCGATGGCGCTGGAGGAGAACGGCCCCGACCTGACCCTCCGCCTGGCCGCGCTGCTGCACGACATCGGCAAGCCGCGGACGCGCCGCTTCGAGAAGGACGGGCGGGTCTCGTTCCACCACCACGAGGTGGTCGGCGCGAAGATGACCAAGAAGCGGATGACGGCGCTCAAGTACTCCAACGAGCTCGTGAAGGACGTCTCACGCCTGGTCGAGCTCCACCTCCGCTTCCACGGTTATGGCACCGGCGAGTGGACCGACTCGGCTGTCCGTCGCTACGTCCGGGACGCCGGGCCCCTCCTCGACCGGCTTCACAAACTGACCCGCTCGGACTGCACCACGCGGAACAAGCGCAAGGCGGCGGCACTGTCGCGGGCCTACGACGGTCTGGAGGAGCGGATCGCTCAGCTCCAGGAGCAGGAAGAGCTGGACGCCATCCGTCCCGACCTCGACGGCAACCAGATCATGGAGATCCTCGGCATCAAGCCGGGCCCTGCGGTCGGTCGCGCCTACCAGCACATGCTGGAGCTTCGTCTGGAGAACGGCCCGATGGAGCACGACGACGCGGTCGCGGCGCTCAAGGAGTGGTGGGCCGAGCAGGGCTGA